The genomic DNA tcttaaattttatttatcttatatacatCTTATCAACTTTTGAATTGAGGACAAAATACTTTTACTGCCtgtgaaaacaatttaatttcaactgCTTTTAGTTCGTATTCTTCATTGTCAATATATAAcgtataatgtttattaaccTGTAATGTATATCAAAAATGTTTACCAAAAttgaattaacaatttaaaattaaaagtaaattgaaattacaaaaattctatctttttttttaaagtaaaatatcttaaatatttataaagtatctTACTGTTTGTGgagttaattcaattttttttgcttctaTCACTTGTTCAcacaatgatttattattttgttcttttttccaaccttcagatacaaaagaaaaataatctatatccTTTGGacctataataaaaacaatttttcatgatcatattaattttttttaaaaataaaatatttatttaaatacccATTTTCACTTTCAAAGATGATGGAGACTCATTTTGTGATTTGTCTATATTAGAAGTCTCTATATGTAATTCACAAGTTGATATAGGTAATTCATGGAGAATatcacatttttcatttattatcttaCTAAAATCAAtactatctaaaaaataataataataatttaataacagattttgagatattacttatttcgaatatataaataaaaatatacctcTAATGATAGTATTCCTTGGTGCAAATACATGCCACCATCTTGTGTTTAGATTAGAAAATccatttgttgaatttttttgattacaaCGAGAACAACCTTCACAAGGAAgtgtatatttcaatattacatcacaatatttatttaaattttctttataaccattaaatatataagttgcatatctatataatattagataatgtATAAGTATAAtgcagatataaattttaaaatattaaaaacagatatttatacttttttaaaggTCCCCAATACCAATATTTTGTAGCTAAAGCATTTGCATCTTTCCATGCACCCCATTCTACTGCTCCCATAGCATAAATTGGCTTTACTGGTTCTTCAGGATTatcctttaattttaaaatcaaatttaaatttaatgacaaatttaaaaataaattatgtttatataaaagaaatatacttcAATAggtttaatttcaatcatatccatcattttagatttttcatttataattgccATTGTTGCCTCTATCATTTGCTTTATATCAGAAAGATCATCATATTTATGATACAaagattttgcaattttgtttgtttgtccCAATGGCAAAATACCAATAGGGCATTGTTTAACTGATTTAAGATTCAAATCATATTTCCTTACTAATCCAGTTAAAACATCAGATAATGTACCATCTCCTCCTGCAACTATGATAGCATCAGTAGGTGTatctaaattcattataatttttcgagcATCATTTTGTGATTCTGTCTGTATGATAGTTACAGCAATTCCAGCTAAATGCAAAAGTGGTtcacaataattttgaaataattttttagctttcctataaataataataatatttaatatcaattaatcaataaacagaattttattttataatattaatttaatttatatcaaacaaTCAAACCCTTTTTTAGCAGctggatttaaaataatagttacaTGGCGAGGTTTTATATTTGTTGGAAGTGGAAGATCACCATATTGTGAAATACTTTCACAATATTGTCTCATTAATTGATCAgtgctaaaaattatattaattttaatatcaatttattaatagttaacttattatatcataaaattatcataaaattaatatattaagataatatattaattatatatataacaaatattttaattaaaaataatccaattttttaaagttatatcttactcatatatttctttactaTATGAAATTCCATATGTTAAAGCTGCACCTCCTATAAGAGATTTTTTCCAGTTATTTCGTATAGTtcggaaaaaatttaatattttagccattttttaattttctaaacacaagatttttaataacataacctttctaaatctttagctgatatattttacatattcatttaattataaattttttaaaaacatatatctattataagaaGTTAATgtagatgaaatttttattctttgcattatgtttttatctgaaaggtaaatatttatttatttaataatttcaataaaaatttatcaaaaaactaataaaagtattttatattattcatattttaagaaattgttaattttatggaaatttaatctttttttaattattttttgttcaattcCTCTTCTTTACCGAATAAATACGAAACAAATTGactgaagaattattttcatactcacatgttttaaatgtttataagattccatttaaattacaatacataaatattagaaaatattttttgtttaattagaatatttaattttaaataataaatccatttgtgatattgataaatattcttttatataataattacattttattttttattataaatatgaaaaaaagatataaaaaatgttatgtaaTAGTTGCTCCATCTAGattcttcaatatataaatacgattttatttctaaatttgtcaaatattaTCACATTAATCACTTTTTCATGATTAAAAACTAATTGTTTGTAAAACAGTTTTTTATGTGTATAATTATGTTTCTCTATGCATCATCATTATAAAACAAgaagatttcaaaaaaagatcgataaaacaattatgaattctttttttttgtcaattacTTCTTAAACAAAAGACAGTAGAAAAGAAGTTACGCCAATTGCGTATTTGTAGTATAACATAAATCAGAAtagtaaaaacttttaaacttattttctAGTTTCACTATATTGTCACCCATGCTACATACAGTCCTGAACAAAGTTCGATTTTCATTTGTCGTTTTACAAATGGGCAATAGTTTTCCAACAGCAGCCATTTTGTGTCTTAAGACATCATCCGAACTGAAAGTGTTAAGGTGGACAGCATTGCTGTGAGCTAACAATAAGACACTTTCATAAGTATCAGCCATTTTATCagttaatttcatttacacaGGAATTAACggacaataaatttatgtaacacGTAAATGtgcgaattttttattcgtatatttaagtatacgtaaaaataatatgtttttacGGATGACAGGTcagtgtaataattattttgattctgTCACTTGTCGATGGTTATGTATAGTTACTGTATTTTGTAAAACgtattaaattcataagattacatattcattatttcataaatgttgcgtattttctgtatttttaaattgtattaaaaaaataatattttataaaatttatgtaataataaataattaattaagtatttcaaaatgaaaattacagcaattgaattatatttttagttttatattttctaattttatgttcatattttgtaacattgcatttatatataatattaaaaattaatagaataatttataaaatatagaatatatgtatatatttaaataatttaataatttatttatatttaaatcatcgtTCTCTTCTTAAtatcactttttttatttagaaattgattttttaaaaatttaagtgtcatatagaatataactatataatgcaaataattaaaaatatagaatgaagttcttctatatttattgtagattttttttaaatcaatattaaaataatctctaaGTATAcatgcatttttttctttcttaaatatttttaaccttaattttcaaaatgacaatgtattttgaagatattgaaaatcttaatataataaaatttattaaatattttgaaaagataaaaaaatcatcaataaatgttaataatcattcaataattataattatatatttaataattacatttaatttaattaattatatatatataattatatatataatttaattaataattaatttatataattttgtttaattaactttatattatattaagtaagtatttataaatttattttgtatatgttattgttaaatattttgaaattttataaagattattgtcaatttagaaataaaatagtttttatataaatatatatatataataattttttaaaatcatattatatatacaaaatacagaataactttattttaacttatttttaatttattatatttttatatttttaattatttattatatatatgacagattataatcattatatatataatcataatattcatataaatttacattacagATAAAgtcaaattgtaatataaatattgatagatGAAAAGTAcaagtgaaatatttattatatagaaaattgtagattgatgatattaaaaaatggattCTAAAAGTTATCATAAGGTGTATAAAGAAGTTGATGATATTGAATTGTCTACATCCAACAACAAAGCAGATGAATTAATACAAGAACTTGTTGAACCATTGATTGATAATGAATgtgatattgttaataaaaaaaatatatttgaagaaaatgagaataaaaattctcagtTAGATacatcattttctatttttaattctacaatATCATCAGAGGCAACTACCTCTCAAGACAATATTCCAAGTTCATCAAATGATACTGAATCAAGTTCTCCatctaataatcaaaataagtgTAAAAGAAGTATTTCAAaaggtaatttaataatattttagtacttaaatattttatttatatgaatttattatatttaatttatagctCAAGTGAATGATGATAGTTTTAATGATAGTAATAGTTCTAATGAAGAATCAAGTaaacatcaaaaattaaatgaaaatatgtgtaataaatcaaaatttgaaaataaaagtgtAGATAATGCACAATTAATAAGGGAATCTAAGGATAGTTGTAGTGAAAGAACTACTGAAGATGTTGAAATGAGACCAGGTAATTGGTAAAAAAgagatatgtaaaatttttaaaagattttcgtACTACATTGTATTTAAATGTAGAAACTGAGGCAACTGCAGTTCctagagaaataaagaatgatGAAGAGGGGCTAGAAATTGATAGTGATGCTACACGTTCTGAAGAAGATGAAGGTTTGTATTgttaagtttattaatttcatagtttgaaaaagtatgttatttttattgctgaatattaatagaaataataatagaacagAGATTGAGACAATTAGAGGAGTTTCtttcatcaaattattcaaattttggtATGGAACAAACATCTAGTGAAGAAGAATCAGATACTCCTGCttgtttgaaaaagaaaaagccaaAACCAAATTGGTTTGTGGTGCCAGAACTCCTTCATCGTGAAATAGGCATCAATCCATCATTTCAACGTAGATATTATGGCTCCTTACATGTTGTAGAACATTTTGAACTTATGTATAAACTTAAAGAACATgaggtatatatttatattttaaattttatatttaaaagattaaaaatttttattattattaaaatatataattgtatcatttttatagGGTTgtgttaattctttaaattttaataaaaaaggaaatttattgGCTAGTGGTTCTGATGATTTAGCTGTAGTTATATGGGACTGGGCAATAGGAAAAAAACATCATTCTTTTGCTAGTGGTCATAGGAGTAACATGTTTCAagtatttaatgtttaaaatacattaatatattttaaataaataaaatttctttattttgcaatattataaatttatattattattaattttcagacCAAATGGTTACCATTTgatgtagaaaatttaatggCCACATGTGCTCGTGATGGACAAGTAcgtttattagatattagacGTGGTGTTTCACGAAAACTAGCTACGCACAACGCGCCAACTCATAAACTTGCACTTCATCCGGATACACCACATGTAATTGTGTCTGTTGGTGAAGATGCAAAAGTTCTATCCATAGATATTAGAGAAGAAAAACCAACGAAGTACGCCTTTCAAATAGTTTTCacgaaacatatttttttataatgtacaaaaataatttgattgtaTAGGTTGCTAGTGGTAAAAGATGGTTCCTCCCATGTACAATTATACAGTGTTCATTGTAATCCTCTTAAAAGCAACGAATTTTGTGTCGGTGGTCGTTCTCAATCGGTTAGAATATACGATAGACGAAATGTGTCTGCACCTGTACATGAATTATGTCCTGAACATTTGGtatgttttttgaattttataaaatgatgattaatagcaaaattatattcgtttataatttacttttcataaattacaGCGTTCGAATAAATA from Apis mellifera strain DH4 linkage group LG4, Amel_HAv3.1, whole genome shotgun sequence includes the following:
- the LOC727071 gene encoding acylglycerol kinase, mitochondrial, whose product is MAKILNFFRTIRNNWKKSLIGGAALTYGISYSKEIYDTDQLMRQYCESISQYGDLPLPTNIKPRHVTIILNPAAKKGKAKKLFQNYCEPLLHLAGIAVTIIQTESQNDARKIIMNLDTPTDAIIVAGGDGTLSDVLTGLVRKYDLNLKSVKQCPIGILPLGQTNKIAKSLYHKYDDLSDIKQMIEATMAIINEKSKMMDMIEIKPIEDNPEEPVKPIYAMGAVEWGAWKDANALATKYWYWGPLKKYATYIFNGYKENLNKYCDVILKYTLPCEGCSRCNQKNSTNGFSNLNTRWWHVFAPRNTIIRDSIDFSKIINEKCDILHELPISTCELHIETSNIDKSQNESPSSLKVKMGPKDIDYFSFVSEGWKKEQNNKSLCEQVIEAKKIELTPQTVNKHYTLYIDNEEYELKAVEIKLFSQAVKVFCPQFKS
- the LOC408820 gene encoding DDB1- and CUL4-associated factor 8 isoform X2: MDSKSYHKVYKEVDDIELSTSNNKADELIQELVEPLIDNECDIVNKKNIFEENENKNSQLDTSFSIFNSTISSEATTSQDNIPSSSNDTESSSPSNNQNKCKRSISKAQVNDDSFNDSNSSNEESSKHQKLNENMCNKSKFENKSVDNAQLIRESKDSCSERTTEDVEMRPETEATAVPREIKNDEEGLEIDSDATRSEEDEEQRLRQLEEFLSSNYSNFGMEQTSSEEESDTPACLKKKKPKPNWFVVPELLHREIGINPSFQRRYYGSLHVVEHFELMYKLKEHEGCVNSLNFNKKGNLLASGSDDLAVVIWDWAIGKKHHSFASGHRSNMFQTKWLPFDVENLMATCARDGQVRLLDIRRGVSRKLATHNAPTHKLALHPDTPHVIVSVGEDAKVLSIDIREEKPTKLLVVKDGSSHVQLYSVHCNPLKSNEFCVGGRSQSVRIYDRRNVSAPVHELCPEHLRSNKYVHVTCALYNYDGTEVLASYNDEDIYLFDAILPQTGDFVHKYEGHRNNATVKGVNFFGPKSEFVMSGSDCGNIFIWEKNSEAIVNWMPGDEQGVVNCLEPHPHIPIIATSGLDCDVKIWAPSCENPPSLSRLESCVTANAVNRAQETTTESDAFDRRMLWMLLRHIRHTERVRNLNARRGSSDQNQDDDDDDDDDILEDSSDHSDSQSEGDEIIRLQCPPS
- the LOC408820 gene encoding DDB1- and CUL4-associated factor 8 isoform X1, which translates into the protein MDSKSYHKVYKEVDDIELSTSNNKADELIQELVEPLIDNECDIVNKKNIFEENENKNSQLDTSFSIFNSTISSEATTSQDNIPSSSNDTESSSPSNNQNKCKRSISKAQVNDDSFNDSNSSNEESSKHQKLNENMCNKSKFENKSVDNAQLIRESKDSCSERTTEDVEMRPETEATAVPREIKNDEEGLEIDSDATRSEEDEEIIIEQRLRQLEEFLSSNYSNFGMEQTSSEEESDTPACLKKKKPKPNWFVVPELLHREIGINPSFQRRYYGSLHVVEHFELMYKLKEHEGCVNSLNFNKKGNLLASGSDDLAVVIWDWAIGKKHHSFASGHRSNMFQTKWLPFDVENLMATCARDGQVRLLDIRRGVSRKLATHNAPTHKLALHPDTPHVIVSVGEDAKVLSIDIREEKPTKLLVVKDGSSHVQLYSVHCNPLKSNEFCVGGRSQSVRIYDRRNVSAPVHELCPEHLRSNKYVHVTCALYNYDGTEVLASYNDEDIYLFDAILPQTGDFVHKYEGHRNNATVKGVNFFGPKSEFVMSGSDCGNIFIWEKNSEAIVNWMPGDEQGVVNCLEPHPHIPIIATSGLDCDVKIWAPSCENPPSLSRLESCVTANAVNRAQETTTESDAFDRRMLWMLLRHIRHTERVRNLNARRGSSDQNQDDDDDDDDDILEDSSDHSDSQSEGDEIIRLQCPPS